From one Deltaproteobacteria bacterium genomic stretch:
- a CDS encoding UDP-3-O-acyl-N-acetylglucosamine deacetylase: MAKQKTLKNSVSFNGIGLHSGKKVNVRILPADENSGITFIRTDVSGGVVIKACSKNVVDTRLATTLGLEGITLGTVEHLLAAFYGLEIDNAVVEVDSCEIPIMDGSALPFVELIQTAGIETQKKIKKIIVIKRPIKVRDGRKVALMLPARDFKITYSISFDHPFLKNQSLSTVYSETSFKDELCGARTFGFLKEVEWLRSQGLVAGGSLENAIVIDDTKIINRDCMRFPDEFVRHKILDCMGDISLLGATIRGHIIAERSGHCLNQKLVRKVIESPSSWTFAEEIPAATSYKDTIREMVLDPAFSYCYVAS; the protein is encoded by the coding sequence ATGGCAAAACAAAAGACATTAAAAAACAGCGTAAGTTTTAACGGCATTGGACTTCACAGCGGCAAAAAAGTCAATGTCAGGATATTACCTGCTGATGAAAATAGCGGCATAACATTTATAAGAACGGATGTCAGCGGTGGTGTTGTTATTAAGGCATGCTCAAAAAATGTTGTTGACACCCGGCTTGCAACAACACTTGGATTAGAGGGCATCACATTAGGAACTGTAGAACATCTTCTCGCTGCATTTTATGGTCTTGAAATAGACAATGCAGTTGTTGAGGTTGATTCCTGTGAAATACCTATAATGGATGGAAGTGCATTGCCTTTTGTGGAGTTAATACAGACAGCAGGCATTGAAACCCAGAAAAAGATAAAAAAGATTATCGTTATAAAGAGACCTATAAAGGTCAGGGATGGCAGAAAGGTGGCGTTGATGCTGCCTGCAAGGGATTTTAAAATAACATACTCTATAAGTTTTGACCATCCATTCTTGAAAAATCAATCTCTTTCAACCGTTTACTCTGAAACATCTTTTAAAGATGAACTATGCGGGGCAAGAACATTTGGATTTTTAAAAGAGGTTGAATGGCTTAGATCTCAGGGGCTGGTGGCAGGCGGCTCTCTTGAAAATGCAATTGTCATAGATGACACAAAGATTATTAACAGAGATTGCATGCGGTTTCCGGACGAATTCGTAAGACATAAGATCCTTGACTGTATGGGTGACATCTCTCTTCTTGGAGCAACAATAAGAGGACACATTATTGCAGAAAGATCAGGACATTGTTTAAATCAGAAACTTGTAAGAAAGGTTATTGAAAGCCCTTCAAGTTGGACATTTGCTGAAGAAATACCTGCCGCAACATCCTATAAAGACACTATTCGGGAAATGGTATTGGACCCTGCCTTTTCTTATTGCTATGTTGCCTCATAA
- a CDS encoding winged helix-turn-helix transcriptional regulator, producing the protein MEKVIQIYKALSDGTRIRIVNILQGKRLCVNRIAEVLGIQQAKISRHLFYLKNVGLVNSEKDGLRVYYTLPDDGLCQPVIKCLKELRKDVIELDEDIKRLNKEKSREESCC; encoded by the coding sequence ATGGAAAAGGTCATACAGATATATAAAGCCCTGTCTGATGGAACAAGAATAAGGATAGTAAATATCCTTCAGGGTAAAAGGCTGTGTGTTAACCGTATAGCAGAGGTCCTTGGGATTCAGCAGGCTAAAATATCCCGCCATCTATTTTATCTTAAAAATGTGGGTTTGGTTAATAGTGAAAAAGACGGGCTTCGGGTTTACTATACACTGCCAGATGATGGATTATGCCAACCAGTAATAAAATGTCTTAAAGAATTAAGAAAAGATGTCATAGAACTGGATGAGGATATAAAAAGACTAAACAAAGAGAAGTCGCGCGAAGAGTCGTGCTGTTAA
- a CDS encoding molecular chaperone TorD family protein codes for MPEVIEKSDPSTIAKSRAGVYHLISKFYLKEVSPEFLAVLKKKEMLELLNGLDVDFGKVLSNFSDETKFLDELATEYAALFIVGGGIPPYESARLKGMLCQEPEAQVRAFYKRCGLTVKDENKIFSDHLGMELEFMGYLADKEAEAWKNNDEKTAGEWSGLQKEFFTEHLDKWAFAFLKDMALCAFHPFYKEAAKLTRCFLELEKEDLIDSKQNRIESADKISLTT; via the coding sequence ATGCCTGAAGTTATTGAGAAATCTGACCCGTCAACTATCGCAAAAAGCAGAGCAGGTGTTTATCATCTTATTTCAAAGTTTTATTTGAAAGAGGTTTCTCCTGAATTTTTGGCTGTCCTCAAGAAAAAAGAGATGCTGGAATTATTAAATGGTCTTGACGTTGATTTTGGCAAGGTTCTTTCTAATTTCTCTGACGAGACAAAATTTCTGGATGAACTTGCAACAGAATATGCGGCTCTCTTTATTGTCGGAGGCGGCATTCCGCCTTATGAATCAGCGCGTTTGAAAGGGATGTTATGTCAGGAGCCTGAGGCGCAGGTAAGGGCGTTTTATAAAAGATGCGGTCTAACTGTAAAAGATGAAAACAAAATATTTTCTGACCATCTTGGTATGGAATTGGAGTTTATGGGTTATCTTGCGGATAAAGAGGCAGAGGCATGGAAAAACAATGATGAAAAGACCGCCGGGGAGTGGAGCGGCTTGCAAAAAGAATTTTTTACAGAACATCTGGATAAATGGGCATTTGCCTTTTTAAAGGATATGGCTCTATGCGCCTTTCATCCGTTTTATAAAGAGGCGGCTAAACTTACAAGATGTTTTCTGGAACTGGAAAAGGAAGACCTGATTGACAGCAAGCAAAATAGGATAGAGTCTGCGGACAAAATATCCTTGACAACATGA
- a CDS encoding metalloregulator ArsR/SmtB family transcription factor, whose amino-acid sequence MKKITKIYQALSDETRLRILNLLHEGELCVCHIMDVLETGQSKISRHLTYLKNAGLVHNRRNGLWVYYSLSKDKSYIPLLKCLKELRVSVRQLKNDSERMLKKKDEASLLGMTIDTKCCNTSKTEKNSRTECKC is encoded by the coding sequence ATGAAAAAGATTACTAAAATATATCAGGCGCTTTCAGACGAGACAAGACTAAGGATATTAAACCTGCTGCACGAAGGCGAACTATGCGTATGCCATATTATGGATGTTTTGGAAACAGGTCAATCAAAAATATCAAGACATCTTACATATCTTAAAAATGCGGGGCTTGTTCATAATAGAAGAAACGGGCTTTGGGTTTACTATTCATTATCAAAGGATAAATCTTATATACCTCTCTTAAAATGTCTGAAAGAATTGAGGGTGAGTGTAAGGCAGTTAAAAAACGATAGTGAAAGGATGCTCAAGAAAAAGGACGAGGCTTCTTTATTAGGTATGACTATAGATACGAAATGTTGTAATACTTCCAAAACAGAAAAGAATAGCAGAACAGAGTGTAAATGTTAG